One genomic segment of Plasmodium vinckei vinckei genome assembly, chromosome: PVVCY_03 includes these proteins:
- a CDS encoding serine/threonine protein kinase, putative, producing the protein MDHYEVSNNFKFITSYFDENKELFINGNTSKLNKKNKVINNQNEDNGYSQKINKLENFKWDNDVKINKDDNKTFLKSFYENCPNTITPISSYPPNQKLCNNQKKKEKTNLISCYKYNNLLNKKNESQNSNETNLNNLSYSRKDPVKNNYNKNLSNESLNEKFIQLFENNRLMLSNELCNISSNIPSKNKIYVDEKDKENKIKLNQIKDMDKNDEINKFYNSNNIYSNHDINLNQAKNVFSKCFINDGFTCSDNFNNQKMCLNKNGIKNTKMLNSYFEQSGNQNYNKKNSRNGFAKGFRDSLGRKDSTLIVNLDTSKKVTPCSSICSVSQLKKMVNTNNDSDDAFFYKNRKCLAGNMVDGEEKKNENGEKNNKYHSNIEHNKINDDYEMVDIYDPCFSKWKSVKYRGEKGKLYRNGNHDKIFNLLNSLKETSIFYHKNKNRYRYDSSYGKGNIYFDNYDISNVCNKSDDNKLSKPLQESKTCLFFETKETEDKMKNTLVMTILSNDSVCFSSIKKCSSLNQDDLIKKKNKNFDLCGHSKSMVIISMNKYDICENKKISTNNILWKNKDFQNKQFELENVNNEKMKNETDGHNKNTKRDTSQKKGRSNDKGKNDSCGGSKNNGTGKDGNNNNMDAGDKNGDGNGNDNNENNGKNNGNENYSSAKSSSNCSSSSNGSSSIATEKEGKTNLDIYYEPGAKIYNSIKGFIENNCFENMRRCLNVKRCEIIFDVTKKTTSCLSFLSKKECENRKYKLNFKHNIKKKNIRKNKNDKIMNTKKERGQWLGLRKNSENISQKKLNKNKSSSYVEFYTKKYNSISYVDINKNGVNTCLFREKVQNNDGPFRSFEKIDKVKEYSNTTFREIKKENKMGLESGTTTTDLRGTSFRNYKFCEHDDKTRKETSRNNNNLYNGNSIILLNNNGIEKNGKNIKTSNYYYKNNIPYEDKVKSYESLVTGNDSVTSNKDMSKKCHLLSYNNLTNNCVKERGIKMEGIRKKNNKNNDDNIDTHYNKCVGKSEILEVKKTIKEKKKEKRKELKKDSTKKKKKQMEKVGRKNNQKNKRVNNQTNKRTSKINRNEGNSEYLAKPSCPINENGVVLNNRYYIIGLIYYGDNSQVYKCINIKNKKTYAMKVVLKERENHNNGEQNGLSIDKFMKKYMFLKKNPHKNIIPIYDIFSDNNYNFIIMEFCKGSTLLDYFMSLVPGSLHIYEIKKIMKNIFLALDFLHSRGLIHRDIKLENIMFTKKNMRNFNYRQCDNFDLDNYTDPFFLFEEKGNTCNRRTVRNSILKKCESRISHNNNKQDNDLFLRAKENDPIHKADADNCWSSNGDVEYEIDFDTSSSDNIEWSNDWCDDHYQDESESSYNFENSSSNMSEGREMPQCFDTYNNLLDNLGSYSCGGSSNIENNSLNNMNKSLGNMLNRSTIQMINKNSFQKKNIAIKKNSSLTVIKSKKVEEQYLTNSEKAKYEDAANRNDYKKNSDKKNSFKKRRKYLPYNLYDNLCLIDMDMMEDISNNNSNKNKRQNIICGTAPYMPPESFDGILSASNDIWACGVILYALMDGRFPYEIYNTMPNYLKKKVLTYTKPNFDPFIWQESPDLLDLCLRLLDPNPLTRIQNAREALIHCCFSDIV; encoded by the coding sequence ATGGATCATTATGAAGTGtcaaacaattttaaatttattacatcCTATTTCGACGAAAATAAGGAATTATTCATAAATGGAAATACTAGtaaattaaacaaaaaaaacaaagtgATTAATAACCAAAATGAAGACAATGGATATAGTcagaaaataaacaaactagaaaattttaaatggGATAATGAtgtcaaaataaataaagatgaCAATAAGACGTTTCTAAAATCgttttatgaaaattgtCCAAACACAATAACTCCTATTAGTAGTTATCCTCCCAatcaaaaattatgtaataatcaaaaaaagaaagaaaaaacaaatttaattagttgctataaatataacaatttattaaacaaaaagaatGAATCCCAAAATAGTAATGAAACAAATTTGAATAATCTAAGTTATAGTAGAAAAGATCCTGTTAAGAATaactataataaaaatttgtcAAATGAATCATTGAATGAAAAGTTTATTcaattatttgaaaataatagacTTATGCTAAGTAATGAATTGTGTAATATTTCATCAAATATAccatcaaaaaataaaatatatgtagatGAAAaggataaagaaaataaaataaaattgaacCAAATAAAAGACATGGacaaaaatgatgaaataaataaattttataattcaaataatatttattctaATCATGATATAAATCTTAATCAagcaaaaaatgttttttcaaaatgttttataaaCGATGGTTTCACATGTAGTGACAACTTTAACAATCAGAAGATGTgtctaaataaaaatggaataaaaaacacaaaaatgttaaataGCTATTTTGAGCAATCGGGtaatcaaaattataataaaaaaaatagtcgAAATGGATTTGCTAAAGGGTTTAGAGATTCGTTAGGTCGGAAAGACAGCACTTTAATAGTCAATTTGGATACATCTAAAAAGGTAACTCCTTGCAGTAGTATATGCAGCGTTAGtcaattgaaaaaaatggtgAATACAAATAACGATAGTGATgatgcatttttttataaaaatcgaAAATGTTTAGCTGGAAACATGGTAGATGgcgaagaaaaaaagaatgaaaatggtgaaaaaaataataaatatcatAGTAATATAGAGCACAACAAAATAAACGACGATTATGAGATGGTGGATATATATGATCCATGTTTTAGTAAATGGAAAAGTGTGAAATACAGAGGTGAAAAAGGAAAACTATATAGAAATGGTAACCAcgataaaattttcaaccTTTTAAACAGTTTAAAAGAAAcatcaattttttatcataaaaataaaaaccgATATAGATATGATTCATCGTATGGTAaaggaaatatttattttgataattatGACATTTCTAATGTTTGTAACAAAAgtgatgataataaattgaGCAAACCATTGCAAGAATCCAAAacatgtttattttttgaaacaaAAGAAACAGAAGACAAAATGAAGAATACATTAGTCATGACTATTTTAAGCAATGATAGTGTATGTTTTTCAtccattaaaaaatgtagcaGCTTAAATCAAGatgatttaataaaaaaaaaaaataagaatttTGATTTATGTGGGCATTCTAAAAGTATGGTTATTATAAgtatgaataaatatgatatatgtgaaaataaaaaaatatctactaataatattttgtggaaaaataaagatttccaaaataaacaatttgaactagaaaatgttaataatgaaaagatgaaaaatgaaactgatggacataataaaaatacgaAAAGGGATACCTCCCAAAAAAAAGGACGTTCAAATGATAAAGGAAAGAATGATTCTTGTGGGGgtagtaaaaataatggcACAGGAAAAGATggcaataataataatatggatGCAGGAGATAAAAATGGAGATGGAAATGGCAATGATAATAACGAAAACAACGGGAAAAATAACGggaatgaaaattatagcAGTGCAAAAAGTAGTAGTAACTGCTCTAGTAGCAGTAATGGCAGTAGTAGTATTGCTACCGAGAAGGAAGGTAAAACAAATCttgatatttattatgagCCTGGAgccaaaatatataactcAATAAAAGGATtcattgaaaataattgttttgaaaatatgagAAGATGTTTAAATGTAAAAAGGTGTGAAATAATATTCGATGTGActaaaaaaacaacatCATGTTTAAGTTTTTTATCTAAAAAAGAATGTGAAAACcggaaatataaattaaactttaaacataatataaaaaagaaaaatattcgaaaaaataaaaatgataaaattatgaatacAAAAAAGGAAAGGGGTCAATGGTTAGgtttaagaaaaaatagtgaaaatatatcacaaaaaaaattaaataaaaataagtcTTCTTCTTATGTTgaattttatacaaaaaaatataattcaatAAGTTATGTagatataaacaaaaatggaGTTAACACATGTTTGTTTAGGGAAAAAGTTCAAAATAACGACGGACCATTTCGATcgtttgaaaaaatagacAAAGTAAAAGAATATAGCAATACTACATTtagagaaataaaaaaagagaataaAATGGGATTGGAAAGTGGTACTACAACAACTGATTTAAGAGGGACATCTTTTAGGAATTACAAATTTTGTGAACATGATGATAAAACGAGGAAAGAGACTAGTcgtaataacaataatttgtataatgGTAACAGTATAATTTTGCTGAATAATAATggtattgaaaaaaatgggaaaaatattaaaacaagcaattattattataaaaataatatcccTTATGAGGATAAAGTAAAGAGCTATGAAAGTTTAGTAACAGGAAATGATTCAGTGACAAGTAACAAAGATATGTCTAAAAAATGTCATCTTTTATcgtataataatttaaccAATAATTGTGTGAAAGAAAGGGGGATAAAAATGGAGGGtattcgaaaaaaaaataataaaaataatgatgacAATATTGATACgcattataataaatgtgtGGGGAAAAGCGAAATTCTTGAAGTAaagaaaacaataaaagagaaaaaaaaagaaaaaagaaaagaattGAAAAAGGATAGcacaaaaaagaaaaaaaagcaaatgGAAAAAGTAGGACGAAAAAATAACCAGAAAAATAAGCGGGTAAATAATCAGACAAATAAACGAACAAGTAAGATAAATAGAAATGAAGGTAACTCGGAATATTTAGCTAAACCTAGTTGTCccataaatgaaaatggtgtcgttttaaataatcgatattatataataggtttaatatattatgggGATAATTCACAGGTATATAagtgtataaatataaaaaataaaaagacaTATGCTATGAAAGTTGTATTAAAAGAAAGAGAGAACCATAATAATGGTGAACAAAACGGGCTGAGTATTGACAagtttatgaaaaaatatatgtttttaaaaaaaaatccacataaaaatattataccgatatatgatatatttagtgataacaattataattttattattatggaATTTTGTAAAGGATCGACATTACTTGACTATTTCATGTCGTTAGTACCTGGTtctttacatatatatgagattaaaaaaataatgaaaaatatttttttagcatTAGACTTTTTACATTCTAGAGGTTTAATACATAGAGATATTAAACTTGAGAATATTatgtttacaaaaaaaaatatgaggaattttaattatagaCAATGTgataattttgatttagATAATTACACGgatcctttttttttatttgaggAGAAGGGAAACACATGTAATCGTAGAACAGTTCGAAAttcaatattaaaaaaatgtgaatCAAGAATTAgccataataataataaacaggataatgatttatttttacgaGCGAAAGAAAATGATCCTATTCATAAGGCAGATGCAGACAATTGTTGGAGTTCAAATGGAGATGTTGAATATGAAATAGATTTTGACACATCTAGCAGTGACAATATTGAATGGAGTAATGATTGGTGTGATGATCATTATCAAGATGAATCTGAATCGTCATACAATTTCGAAAATAGTAGTAGCAATATGTCAGAAGGTAGAGAAATGCCACAATGTTTtgatacatataataatttactCGATAACTTAGGCTCATATAGTTGTGGTGGGTCAAGCAATATCGAAAATAATAGCTTAAacaatatgaataaaagtTTAGGAAATATGTTGAACCGTTCAACTAtacaaatgataaataaaaatagttttcaaaaaaaaaatatagcaataaagaaaaatagtTCTTTAACAGTTATTAAATCGAAAAAAGTAGAGGAGCAATATTTAACAAATTCTGAAAAGGCAAAATATGAAGACGCAGCAAATAGAAATgactataaaaaaaatagtgacAAAAAGAACAGCTTTAAAAAGAGAAGGAAATATCTTCCATACAATTTATATGACAATTTATGTTTAATTGATATGGATATGATGGAAGATAtttctaataataattcgaataaaaataaaagacaaaatataatttgcGGAACAGCACCATATATGCCACCAGAATCATTTGATGGAATTTTATCAGCAAGTAATGATATATGGGCATGTGgtgttattttatatgcattgATGGACGGACGATTTccatatgaaatatataatacaatgcctaattatttaaaaaaaaaggtttTAACATATACAAAACCTAATTTTGATCCTTTTATTTGGCAAGAAAGTCCAGATTTACTTGATTTATGTTTGAGACTTTTAGATCCTAATCCATTAACGCGAATTCAAAATGCCAGAGAAGCTTTAATTCATTGTTGTTTTTCTGATATAGTATAA